The Acidobacteriota bacterium nucleotide sequence AGGACGAGGGTCTGCCTTTTTTCACTCTTCACCCTTCACTCTTCACTCTTCTCTTCTTACGCCTGGTTCGAAAAGTCGAATGGAGAGTCGTCGCTGAACGGATCGGAGTCACCCGGCATCGACAGCTTGCTCTCCATCTCCTCCCGTGCGATGTCGGATGTCGACTGAATCCCCTGCATTTTGAGTTTGAACTCGTCCGGATTCGAAGCACGTCTGAGCGCTTCCTCGACCGTGATCAGCCCGTTCTTGTAGAGAACGAAAATCGACTGGTCGAACGTCTGCATACCGTACTGCGAGGTGCCCTGAGAGATGGCGTCCTTGATCAGCTTCGTTTTTTCCTTGTTCTCGATGCAGTCGCGGATGTAGCCGGTCGAGATCATCACCTCGCAGGCGGGAACACGGCCGAGCCCATCGGCGCGCGGAAGAAGACGGAGCGAGACGACTGCCTTCAGGACCGCGGCCAGCTGCAGACGGATCTGTTTCTGCTGGTGGGGCGGAAAGACCGAGATGATCCGGTTGACCGTCTCGGTCGCATCCATCGTGTGAAGCGTCGAGAGAACGAGGTGGCCGGTCTCGGCCGCGGTGAGCGCCGTCTCGATCGTCTCGTAGTCGCGCATCTCGCCGACGAGGATGACGTCGGGATCCTGGCGAAGCGCGGATCGAAGGGCCTGGGCGAACGACTTGGTGTCGACCTCGACCTCTCGCTGGTTGACGATCGACTTCTTGTCGCGGTGGAGAAACTCGATCGGATCTTCGACCGTGATGATGTGCTCGGTACGGTGGGCGTTGATGTAGTCGATCATCGCGGCCAGGGTCGTCGACTTTCCGGAGCCGGTCGTTCCGGTGCAGAGAATGAGGCCGCGACGCTCCTCGCAGATCCTCTCGATGACTTGCGGCAGCATCAGTTCCCTGACCGAGCTGATCTTGACGGGAATGACGCGCAGCACGAGTCCGACCGTGCCGCGCTGCTGAAAGATGTTGCAACGGAAACGCCCGAGACCCGGTACCGAGTAGGCGAAATCGATCTCGTAATTGTTCTTGAATTTCTCTTTCTGGCGCGAGGACATCATGGAGAAGGCCATCGCGATGGTGTCCTCCTGCATGAGGCGTTTGAGCTCGACCAGCGGGATCAGCTCCCCGTCCACACGGATGACCGGATGGGAGCCGACCTTGATGTGAAGGTCGGATGCCCGCCTCTCGGCTGCAATCTTCAATAAGTCGTTTATGTGCACCGGACGTCCTTTCAGATACGCCGTCAACCACTCATCTTAGCAAACCGGGGAGCTATTTGCCCTTTTCGAGCGGTTTTCCCCTGCTTGCTCATGAGCCCGGGCACGGGCCTCTCTCCTCAGGGGATGCGTACCGGACGGACGAAGGTCTGGTCGGTCGAGCGGTTGTCGACGTACGACGCCCACGCGTAGAAGGCTCCCGGCTGCGACGGAATCAGGATCAGGTAAGCGTCCGCCGGAGACGATCCGGGGACGACGTCCGTCAGAAGCCTCCCGACGAAACGCGCTTCCTTCGCCCCGACCGGATAGGTCTTCTGACCGAGCATCTGTCCGCTTTTCGCCAAGACCTGGACGACGACGTGCCCAGGCGTCTCGCTCACGTTGACGATCCCGACATTGGTTCTGAACTCGCTGTTCTCTGTGAGCCCCTGAATGATCGAGCCGCTCGACGGAATCAAATCCTCTTCGCCGAATCCCGGAATGTACTGCCCGAGGGTTCCCGACAGATCGCGGTCATTGAAGGTACGCGCCCAGGCGACCAGAGGAACGTCGGAGATAATCTCGAACGTCCCCGCCGTTCCGGGACGGTCGAAGAGCTCGACCACCGAGTCTTCGAAGAAGATGCTCGTTCCCGCGGGAATGATCAGCGATGCCGGCTCGATCGAAGGCTGTCCGGTGCCCCGGAGTCTGTAGATGATCGTGACGTTGGCGGCGGATCCGTTCCGGTTGGTGAGCGAGAGATTGGATCGGAAGAAGGTCCCGCCCGCTCCCGCGAGAGAGCCGACACCGTCGATCCACTGGAGCGATCGGGCAGACAGAGTGCTCGAGATGTAGGTCGGATCGGAGGTGACGTTGTCGAGCTTCGAAGCGTAGACGAACATCTCCCGGTCCGATTCGACGAGGACGCTGAAAACGTCCAGGCTCCCGGCGCCCGCCTGGTTGGTGATCCGGTTGACCTGAAGCATGGAGTAAGGCTGGACGGTGATCGGAACGGGAGATCCGAGCGCGACGCCTTCCTCGTCGAAGACGCGGAGGGTCGCGGTCATCACGATGTTCTCCAGATTCACGACACCGATGTTCGAGCGGAACGACCTGTTATCGGTCAGTCCGTCGATCCTCGCGGAGGTTCCGTCGCCCTCTTCGAGCAGGACCGCCGGAATGTACTGGCCGGAGGTGCCCGAGAACTGCCCCGGCTGGTTGTAGGTTCGCGTCGTGACGACCGGGACGGGCAGATTCGAGGGGACTTCGATCACGATCGAGCCTCCGGTGTTCGTCGTCGCTCCGAAGCCTTCCTCGAGCACGTCCGAGAACGCAATCGACTCGCCCGGCTCGACTCGCCGGATGATGGCGCCCTCGGCTCCTCCGTCGGCCTGAACCGGTGTCGCGAGGTAGCGAAGACGGACTGAGGTCGGCTGGGTCGAGAGGTTCGTCATCCAGAACGACGTCTTGAAGAAGGAGTTTTGCGCGCCGCGCGTTCGGGCCTGTCCCGGAATGACGCCGCGGATCTCATAGGAGAGGTTGTTGTCGTAAACCGGGACGACGCGGGTGATCGAGTCCGAATCCGCGTTGTTCGCGACGGTGAGAGTCACCTCATAGTCCCCTGGTTCGAGGTAGGTGTGCGAAGGATTCCGTTCCGAGGAGCTCGAACCGTCGCCGAAGTCCCACGACCAGGATGTCGGCTGCCGGATCGATTCGTCTGTGAACTCGACCGGCAAGCCCGACAGAGGCGATCGTGGCGACCACGAGAAATCCGCCTCGGGGCTGAGCACCAGTGGAATGCAGGGACCGGGGATGCCGACCTCGGTGACCGTGATGTCGTCGAGGTAGAAGCCCTCGAACTCGGCACCCGGATCGGTGGTCAGTCTCCACCGGATGCGCACCGTTTCACCTGCGTACGCCGCGAGGTCCGAGGAAAACTCAGTCCATTCCGTCAGTCCGTCGTTTGTCGCCGGGCCGTTGAAGGCCCCCTGGGTCGCCGGATAACCGCATTGGTTGATGGGTGGATTGAGCGTTTCCGAGAGCGACGATGGATAGCCGGATGAGGGCGGCAGGTCACTCCATGATCTGCCTCCGTCGGTGGAGATCTCGACGATGACGCCGTCCCATTGAAACTCGAGGTTGTACCGTGCCCAGTAAGTGATCGTCGGATTGTTGCCGAGCGTAAGTGCCGGCGTGGTGAGCGCCGCACAGGTGAGTGCCGGGTAGTTTCCGCTCTCGCGACCCGCGAAGTAGGATTTCGTTCCGCTATGCGCCTGCCGCGTCGAGACGTGCCAGGGAAATTCGAGGTCGACGAGAGAAGAGGTGTCGCCCGCGTCGTCTGTCCAGTCACCGAATGCCGTCGCCGGACCGGTACTGATTGCGCTGCGACGCCGGATGTTTTTCTCTTCGCGGCCCTCGTGTGGTCCGGTACCGGTGGAGGCCGTATCCTCGGCGCGGACGATGTAGTGGTAGCGGACGCCGGACTCCACAGTCGTATCAATGTAGCTGGTGTCGTTGCGCACGGAAGCGATCGGCTCTTCGCCCGGAGCCGGAACGAAATCGGGATCGGTCGAGCGGTAGATGTTGTAGAAGATCGTTTCGCCCAGAGCGCAGCGTTTGGAGGCCGGTTCCCATTCGAGAAACACCGCGCAATTCGGACTCGCGGGCGTCGCGGACTGCAGACCGTCGAACTCCGGCTCGATGTCACAGCCACTCGTCGAGGTTCCGAGAGCCGTCGCCGACGCCGGCCCCTCTCCGCATCCATCGACGCCTCTCGCGCGATAGAAATACGTCTCGCCCCCCTGCGCTCGCGAGTCGGTGAAAAGGCCCGACGCGGAAGACCCGACGTATTTCCAGTCGTCCGGATCGTCGAGCGGCGCGCGGTAAATCTGCGTCACACTCGATCCGTCGGCAGGCTCGAACCGGAGATCGATTCCCTGAACCGGATTCGACGTCGCAGAGAGACGGGTAGGAGCGAAGGTTACAGCCGTGTCGCACGTTTGATGCGAGACCACGAGCGCGTATCCCTGGCGATCTGAGAGAAAAGTCGAGTTACCGGGCACGCCATGCGCGCGGACACGAACGGTCCAGCTCCCCGCGGAGGGTGCAGTGAACCGGACCTGCTCGACGTTGTTCCTCCGGTCAGCTTCACCTCCCGGTACGCTTTCGCCGGTTGAAGAAAAAACGTTGCCCCGGAACGTCTCGGAACCGTTGGTGACCTCGAGGTCGAGATCATTCACGAGCGCGATGGCCGAGCCGAATGACGCGGGAGGATCCGACCAGACCAGTGTGGCGCGCAGCTCCTCACCCGAACCGACGTTGACGGCGTACTCGTGAGTGACGCCGGTGGAGACGCCGCTGAGGTTGGGGAGATCCCACACGCGCATCTCCCGGGTGTCTCCGGGAAAGAAGACGTTTCCGTCGAGGAAGACGCGCCCCCAGCCGTGGCGAAAATTGCCGAATTCTCCACCGTCGGGGAGCGGGCGGGTTCCATTGAGGAGAATCGCCTTGATCAGAGTCGAAGTCGCGTCCAGCGAGTCGTCGGAACGTGGCGAGCCTGTCGGATAGTAGCCCTGCTCGAGATACTGCCGGACGAGCGCGGAACCGCCGGCCGCGATGGGGCTGGCCATCGACGTTCCGGAAAGCGTGCGGGTCCCGCAGTTGCCGTCGCCGAACGTCGTGTTGCCGCCCGCGGAGACGATCCCCGACCCCGGAGCGAGAAGATCCGGCTTGATTCTCCCGTCACTGGTCGGCCCACGCCCGGAGAACGAAGCGCTGGTAGTCGGATCGGCGCCGGATGTGAGCGCTCCGACCGCGACGATGTTCTTCGAATTGCCGGGAGAGCCGGAGGTTCCGGCGCCAGGCCCGTCGTTTCCAGCCGAGGTGAAAATCGTCATTCCCTCGTGCTCGAAAAGGAAGGTGTCGACGATCCGGTCGGTCACGGTGTAATCGCCGGTGGTGGCGCCGCCGAACGAGTCCGTGTGGGTTTTCGCCCCGGCCCTGAGAGCCTGCAGAAACGTGTTGAAGAGGTCTCCTGCGCCGCTCAGGCAGCCATCCGACGAGCCGACATCCTGAAAGAGGAGTTGAGCGTTCGGAGCCATGCCGTCTCCGGGATCGATCCCGGGCGATGTGGATGTCGACGGAGTGGCCAGATTGTCTCCGACTGCCGAGGAAGCCGTGTGAGTGCCGTGGAATCCCGTCGGGCTACTCCCTCCGGGGCATGTCTCGTTGTCGTCGTAGGGATCGGCGCCGCGCTGCACCCAGTAACCGATGACCTTCCGGTCGGCGAAGATGCTGCCGAGCTCGGGTTGATCGGTCAGATCGGCCGAGGTGACGGCTTCGACGCCGTTCAAAAATCGGAAGAAACATGCGTCGACGTCGGCGCCGCTGTCGGCGACGGCGACGATCTGTCCGGTCCCGGTGAGACCACGATTGAAGAACGTTCGCTGAGAGGGGCTCGTGCCGTTGCCCTGAATGACGCTCGACGCGCGCTCATTCTCGAAGCGGAGCTCGAGAACCGGCTCCAGCCACGCCACGCCGGTCACGCCGGCCGTTTCGATGACGAACTGGTCGCGCTGTTCGGGCCAGACAGAGACCACGAGACGGGGAACCGCACCGTCATCGATTCGCGTGACGCTCCACGCGCGACCGGACTTTTCGATCGTCCGGGCGATCCGCTCGAGATTCTCCCCGCGGAAGGGAACGACGATCACCTCATGCCGGGGGTCGTCGGATCCGGGCCAGAGAGAGCGATGCACCTTCCAGCCGGATTGATACGGCTCGACCCATCGAACTCCGGCATGGCTCGCGATCCGGAAGGTCCCGGCGGGAACGCGAATCTGCCATGCGCCGTCCGGGACGTATCCGACGAACTCGACTCCGGCGCTCTCCAGCTCGTCTTTCCACTCATCGAAGGGGCCCGGGTGGAACTGGAGGAGCGCAAACCGATCGTCTGTTCGCTCCATTGACTCGATTCCCGCGGTGTCGACTCGTTCGATCAGAGGATCGAACGGTCCCGCATGAATGTGAATCGGGCGCCGGTCCGCCGTTGCCTCGGCGGCTCCATCGATCCGGACGATCTTCGGACCGGACGCGAACAACGCGGGTCCGCCGACGATCAATGAGACGAGGATTGCACCGATTGTCCTGCGCATTTCGTGAACCTTCCCGGGTAAGGGGTGGACGACCGCTGCGATAAGCTATCGGACGCAGCGCTCAACTTCTGGAAACCATGATACATGGAGACTCGATGTCCGAACTGGAAACACTGAACGTCGTCGAACGCGAAGGTGTCGTCACGATCGAATTGCAGCGTCCGGAGGTCCACAACGCGTTCAACGACACTCTCATTCGCGAGATGCTGGAGCTCTTCGACGGTTTCGATGGCCGCGACGATCTGAGAGCCGTGGTGCTCAGGGGGAGTGGAAAGAACTTCTGTGCGGGCGCCGATCTCAACTGGATGGCGAGCATGGTCGATTACGACCGGAGTCAGAACATCAGGGACTCGGCTGGTCTGGCGAAGATGTTCGCATCGATCAACGAGAGTCCGATCCCGGTGATCGGACGCGTACACGGCGCTGCGATCGGCGGCGGCGTCGGGCTCGTAGCGGTATGTGATGTGGTCATCGCGGAAAAGGGAGCGAAGTTCGGACTCTCCGAGGTGAAGCTCGGGATCCTGCCCGCGGTCATCTCGCCGTACGTCATTCGAAAAATCGGAGAGACACACGCGAGGGCGCTCTTTCTCACCGGCGAGCGGTTCGATTCCGAACGGGCGCTCCGAATCGGACTCGTCCATACGATCGTCGAGGGCGACGAGAATCTGGACCAGGCCGTCGAGGATACGGTTGCGAATCTCCGCACTTCCGGGCCCCAGGCGGTTCGTGAGTGCAAGCGGCTGATCGAGCACGTGGCCCACAGTGAGCTCGCCGAAGCAATCCCCTACACAATCGAAGCGATCGCCGACCGCCGCACCTCGGAGGAGGGACAGGCCGGTATGAAGGCCTTTCTCAAGAAGGAAAAAGCCCCGTGGGCAGTCTGACCATCGATCGCATCCTCGTAGCGAACCGGGGAGAGATCGCCGCGCGAATCGCCAGGACCGCTCGCGAGATGGGCATTCACACCATTCTGGCGCGCGCGGAGGACGACCTCGAGCCGGTCGTCGCGCGCACCTTCGACGAGACCACCTCGCTCGGAGCCGGAACCGTCGGCGAAACGTACCTCTCCGTCGACCGAATCATCGATGCGGCCCGCCGAACCGATGCGAAGGCGATCCATCCCGGGTACGGCTTCCTGTCCGAAAGACCCGAGCTTGCCGCGGCTTGCGAGGAGAGTGGCATCGTGTTCATCGGTCCCTCCGCGGAGACCATCGAGAAGATGGGATCGAAAACCGAGGCGCGAAAGCTGGTTTCCGCCCTCGGTGTGCCCGTCGTTCCCGGTTACGACGGAGAGGATCAGAGTGACGCGACTCTGATCGGGGAGGCCGGGCGAATCGGGTTCCCCATTCTGGTCAAGGCGAGCGCCGGCGGCGGTGGGAAAGGGATGAAGCGGGTCGAAGAACCGGCGGCGCTGCCGGCAGCGATCGAATCGGCCCGGCGCGAAGCCTCCCGCGCTTTCGGAGACGACCGCCTTCTGATCGAGCGCTGGCTCGACAAGCCCCGACACGTCGAAGTTCAGATCCTCGGCGACGGTGAGGACGTCATCCATCTCTACGAGCGCGACTGCTCGGTCCAGCGGCGGCATCAGAAGATCATCGAAGAGAGTCCCGCTCCCTCGCTCTCGAAAGATCTGCGCGAGACGATGACCGACGCGGCCGTGCGAGCGGCCCGCGGGATCGGATACAAAAACGCCGGAACGATCGAGCTCATCATGAGCGGCGGCGAATTCTATTTTCTCGAGATGAACACGCGTCTCCAGGTGGAGCACCCGGTCACCGAGCTCGTGACGGGCGTCGATCTGGTGCGCGCGCAGATCGAGATCGCGGGCGGGAGCGCGCTCCCATGGTCGCAGGACGCGATCGAGCCGCGTGGTCATGCGATCGAAGCGCGCGTTTACGCAGAAGATCCGGATCAGGGCTATCTGCCCCAGACCGGGAGGATCGTGGCGTGGCGGGAGCCTTCGGGTCCGGGCATCCGAGTCGACGGCGGTGTCGGAGCCGGGAGCGAGATCGGGGTCCGGTACGATCCGATGCTCGCCAAGATCATCGGATTCGCAGAGTCGAGAGCCGAAGCGATCGCGCGGTTGCGCCGCGCCCTGGCGGAGCTCGTGGTCCTCGGTGTGCGGACCAACATCGGTCATCTTCGAAGGATCCTCGATCACCCGGGCTTCCGGGAGGCCAGGCACGACACCGGGTTTCTCGAGCGACACGAAATCGATCTGATGAAGAAGGACGTCGGGGGACTTTTCGCGATTGCCGCGATGGTTGCCCGGCAGAGAAGCGAATCGTCGGCGGATTCAGCCGATCCGGCCCGCCGACTGCAGGATGTATGGGATACGGCCGGGAACTGGGGAAAGTGACCCCACCCGGAGGGGGGAGAGCAAATGAGTATTGACGAGGATCTGGAGCTCGAGGAAGGAATGACCCAGATGGTGCTCGACCAGGGGGTCGCGTTGCAGGCCGTGATCAATCTTCTGGTCGAAAAAGGAGTGCTGAGCGAAGCAGAGCTCGCGGCAGCCGTCGATCAATTGATCGAAGACCCGGAATTCGAGCAAACCGAGCAACATTGAGAGGGCGTCATGTCCGAAGAGCGAGCTGATCCATTCGCCAGCATCAGGGACGCCGCCGAGCGATACCGCCGGGGCGAGATGGTGATCATCGTCGACGACGAGGACCGGGAGAACGAGGGGGACCTCTGTCTGGCGGCCGAGAGGGTGACGCCCGAGGCGATCAACTTCATGGCGAAGTACGGGCGCGGGCTGATCTGTCTCGCGCTGACCGAGGAGCGGTGCGAGGAGCTGGGCCTCCCCCTGATGGTCGAGCGGAACACGTCGAACTTCGGTACGGCGTTCACTGTGTCGATCGAAGCCCGGGGAAGGGTGACCACCGGCATCTCGGCAAGGGATCGGGCAGAGACGATTCGAACGGCAATCGATCCCGAGACGAAGCCCGCTGACCTCGTGAGGCCTGGTCACGTCTTTCCGCTTCGCGCCAGAAAAGGTGGTGTGCTGAAGCGAGCCGGGCAGACCGAAGCGTCGGTCGACCTCGCCGCGATCGCTGGCGTTACCCCGGCCGCGGTCATCTGCGAGATCATGAAGGACGACGGAACGATGGCCCGGCTTCCCGACCTTCGTGAGTACGCGGTCGAGCACGGGCTCGTGATCGTTTCCGTGGCCGAGATCATCCGATACCGGATGCAGATGGAGAAGCACGTCTACCGAGTCGCATCTCCGAAGCTGCCGACTCCTTATGGCGAGTTCCGAGTCATCGCGTACCGCAGCGACATCACGGGCGAAGAGCACGTCGCGCTGACGATGGGCGAGATCTCGGAGGAGGACGAGGTTCTCGTCCGGGTTCACTCTGCGTGTCTGACCGGAGATGTTTTTGGATCGGATCGATGCGATTGTGGCGACCAGCTGGAGAAGGCGCTCGAGCTGGTGGCCACCGAAGGAAAAGGCGTGATCCTCTATCTTCTCCAGGAGGGCCGTGGCATCGGCCTGCTGAACAAGCTCAAGGCTTACCAGCTCCAGGACGAAGGGGACGACACGGTCGAGGCGAACCAGAAACTCGGTTACGCTCCGGACATTCGCGATTACGGAACCGGAAGCCAGATTCTTCGCGATCTGGGTGTCCGGAAGATGCGTCTGCTGACCAACAACCCGGCGAAATATGTGGCGATCGAAGGCTATGGTCTGGAGATCGTCGAGCGGATTCCGCTCGAGATCGTTCCGTCGGAAGGAACACGTAAATACCTGGAAACGAAAAAGAAAAAGCTGGGACACATGCTGGAGCTCGTTTGAAAACGGGGAAAGCGCAGGAGAAGATCGTCGTTCTGGTCGTCAGGCGGCAGAGATGACCCACACCGGACCCATTCTCGAAGGCAGGGGAGCGACCGACTACGAGCGATACATTCGCACGGAGGAATTGCTCGAGCTGCAGAAGAGTCCCGAGGATCTGATCAATCCGGACGAGATGCTTTTCCAGACCACGCATCAGGCGGCCGAGCTGTGGCTCCGTCTGGTCGACTACGAGATCGAGCGGGCAAGGGCGATG carries:
- a CDS encoding enoyl-CoA hydratase/isomerase family protein, which codes for MSELETLNVVEREGVVTIELQRPEVHNAFNDTLIREMLELFDGFDGRDDLRAVVLRGSGKNFCAGADLNWMASMVDYDRSQNIRDSAGLAKMFASINESPIPVIGRVHGAAIGGGVGLVAVCDVVIAEKGAKFGLSEVKLGILPAVISPYVIRKIGETHARALFLTGERFDSERALRIGLVHTIVEGDENLDQAVEDTVANLRTSGPQAVRECKRLIEHVAHSELAEAIPYTIEAIADRRTSEEGQAGMKAFLKKEKAPWAV
- a CDS encoding nitrile hydratase subunit beta; translated protein: MSIDEDLELEEGMTQMVLDQGVALQAVINLLVEKGVLSEAELAAAVDQLIEDPEFEQTEQH
- a CDS encoding S8 family serine peptidase, whose amino-acid sequence is MRRTIGAILVSLIVGGPALFASGPKIVRIDGAAEATADRRPIHIHAGPFDPLIERVDTAGIESMERTDDRFALLQFHPGPFDEWKDELESAGVEFVGYVPDGAWQIRVPAGTFRIASHAGVRWVEPYQSGWKVHRSLWPGSDDPRHEVIVVPFRGENLERIARTIEKSGRAWSVTRIDDGAVPRLVVSVWPEQRDQFVIETAGVTGVAWLEPVLELRFENERASSVIQGNGTSPSQRTFFNRGLTGTGQIVAVADSGADVDACFFRFLNGVEAVTSADLTDQPELGSIFADRKVIGYWVQRGADPYDDNETCPGGSSPTGFHGTHTASSAVGDNLATPSTSTSPGIDPGDGMAPNAQLLFQDVGSSDGCLSGAGDLFNTFLQALRAGAKTHTDSFGGATTGDYTVTDRIVDTFLFEHEGMTIFTSAGNDGPGAGTSGSPGNSKNIVAVGALTSGADPTTSASFSGRGPTSDGRIKPDLLAPGSGIVSAGGNTTFGDGNCGTRTLSGTSMASPIAAGGSALVRQYLEQGYYPTGSPRSDDSLDATSTLIKAILLNGTRPLPDGGEFGNFRHGWGRVFLDGNVFFPGDTREMRVWDLPNLSGVSTGVTHEYAVNVGSGEELRATLVWSDPPASFGSAIALVNDLDLEVTNGSETFRGNVFSSTGESVPGGEADRRNNVEQVRFTAPSAGSWTVRVRAHGVPGNSTFLSDRQGYALVVSHQTCDTAVTFAPTRLSATSNPVQGIDLRFEPADGSSVTQIYRAPLDDPDDWKYVGSSASGLFTDSRAQGGETYFYRARGVDGCGEGPASATALGTSTSGCDIEPEFDGLQSATPASPNCAVFLEWEPASKRCALGETIFYNIYRSTDPDFVPAPGEEPIASVRNDTSYIDTTVESGVRYHYIVRAEDTASTGTGPHEGREEKNIRRRSAISTGPATAFGDWTDDAGDTSSLVDLEFPWHVSTRQAHSGTKSYFAGRESGNYPALTCAALTTPALTLGNNPTITYWARYNLEFQWDGVIVEISTDGGRSWSDLPPSSGYPSSLSETLNPPINQCGYPATQGAFNGPATNDGLTEWTEFSSDLAAYAGETVRIRWRLTTDPGAEFEGFYLDDITVTEVGIPGPCIPLVLSPEADFSWSPRSPLSGLPVEFTDESIRQPTSWSWDFGDGSSSSERNPSHTYLEPGDYEVTLTVANNADSDSITRVVPVYDNNLSYEIRGVIPGQARTRGAQNSFFKTSFWMTNLSTQPTSVRLRYLATPVQADGGAEGAIIRRVEPGESIAFSDVLEEGFGATTNTGGSIVIEVPSNLPVPVVTTRTYNQPGQFSGTSGQYIPAVLLEEGDGTSARIDGLTDNRSFRSNIGVVNLENIVMTATLRVFDEEGVALGSPVPITVQPYSMLQVNRITNQAGAGSLDVFSVLVESDREMFVYASKLDNVTSDPTYISSTLSARSLQWIDGVGSLAGAGGTFFRSNLSLTNRNGSAANVTIIYRLRGTGQPSIEPASLIIPAGTSIFFEDSVVELFDRPGTAGTFEIISDVPLVAWARTFNDRDLSGTLGQYIPGFGEEDLIPSSGSIIQGLTENSEFRTNVGIVNVSETPGHVVVQVLAKSGQMLGQKTYPVGAKEARFVGRLLTDVVPGSSPADAYLILIPSQPGAFYAWASYVDNRSTDQTFVRPVRIP
- a CDS encoding type IV pilus twitching motility protein PilT, with product MHINDLLKIAAERRASDLHIKVGSHPVIRVDGELIPLVELKRLMQEDTIAMAFSMMSSRQKEKFKNNYEIDFAYSVPGLGRFRCNIFQQRGTVGLVLRVIPVKISSVRELMLPQVIERICEERRGLILCTGTTGSGKSTTLAAMIDYINAHRTEHIITVEDPIEFLHRDKKSIVNQREVEVDTKSFAQALRSALRQDPDVILVGEMRDYETIETALTAAETGHLVLSTLHTMDATETVNRIISVFPPHQQKQIRLQLAAVLKAVVSLRLLPRADGLGRVPACEVMISTGYIRDCIENKEKTKLIKDAISQGTSQYGMQTFDQSIFVLYKNGLITVEEALRRASNPDEFKLKMQGIQSTSDIAREEMESKLSMPGDSDPFSDDSPFDFSNQA
- a CDS encoding bifunctional 3,4-dihydroxy-2-butanone-4-phosphate synthase/GTP cyclohydrolase II, which produces MSEERADPFASIRDAAERYRRGEMVIIVDDEDRENEGDLCLAAERVTPEAINFMAKYGRGLICLALTEERCEELGLPLMVERNTSNFGTAFTVSIEARGRVTTGISARDRAETIRTAIDPETKPADLVRPGHVFPLRARKGGVLKRAGQTEASVDLAAIAGVTPAAVICEIMKDDGTMARLPDLREYAVEHGLVIVSVAEIIRYRMQMEKHVYRVASPKLPTPYGEFRVIAYRSDITGEEHVALTMGEISEEDEVLVRVHSACLTGDVFGSDRCDCGDQLEKALELVATEGKGVILYLLQEGRGIGLLNKLKAYQLQDEGDDTVEANQKLGYAPDIRDYGTGSQILRDLGVRKMRLLTNNPAKYVAIEGYGLEIVERIPLEIVPSEGTRKYLETKKKKLGHMLELV